From one Culex quinquefasciatus strain JHB chromosome 3, VPISU_Cqui_1.0_pri_paternal, whole genome shotgun sequence genomic stretch:
- the LOC119769292 gene encoding uncharacterized protein LOC119769292, which yields MFYPGWKTQFLPANIIGNLDYKSTDTVLGYQADLTFKSEQPIFKKAYQVPYKIKDKFNEHLDMLERQGVITPIKASEWASPVIAIVKKDGDLRMIQIGRHVATAHRHQLKALHVPKRGSVKMCFAANSYKRNFSSIDDDGGLLGHSRDYAVYRKQRKVDNESRSPVRTRSRARLENQQGHN from the exons ATGTTCTATCCTGGCtggaaaactcagtttttaccGGCAAATATCATTGGAAATTTGGATTACAAATCAACTGACACAGTTTTAG GGTACCAAGCTGATCTGACCTTTAAATCAGAACAACCAATTTTCAAGAAGGCGTATCAAGTTCCGTACAAGATCAAAGACAAATTCAATGAGCATTTAGACATGTTGGAGCGACAGGGAGTGATCACACCAATCAAGGCGAGCGAGTGGGCTTCGCCAGTTATTGCGATTGTGAAAAAGGATGGGGATTTACGCATG ATTCAAATTGGCCGACACGTGGCTACGGCGCACAGACATCAGCTGAAGGCGTTGCACGTTCCCAAACGTGGGTCCGTGAAGATGTGTTTTGCGGCCAACAGTTACAAACGCAACTTCTCCTCAATCGATGACGATGGAGGATTACTCGGGCATTCGAGGGATTACGCGGTGTATCGTAAGCAGAGAAAGGTTGACAACGAATCCCGCAGTCCTGTTAGAACGAGGTCTAGGGCCAGATTGGAGAATCAGCAGGGACACAATTAA